AAAGTATTTCATAATATGATCAATGTATAATAAAAAGTAAACTTTTGATTTAAAGTAAATTAGAATACACATATATAAGAATAGTTTATAAAATATGATATAGAAAATTATAATACATCAATGaacttttatattatatttaatcatAGATACATGCACTCCCATACATCATGTATACAAATGCATAAAACTTTTTATGACATATGTATCATAATATGATAGATACATAAGAATGAGGTAAAATTTTGCTTTCAAATAAATCATAACGCTCCCATTTAAGTAAATTCATAGTGCAAGTAACGAGGAATTATAATTCGTTCATGAACTTTAGCATCACATTttataacatatataaatattctcGTATTGCATGTCATGATATATACGTACACTCTTATATCatacattataatatatacatacactaTCGTaccatatatcataatatatacgtgtatCACGTATCATATCATATCCATGCATTCTCACATCGCACGTAATTATATCGCATATTATAATATGTACATGCACTCTCATATGCATGTGATAACATATATGTGTACTCTCATACCGCACATTATGATATAGATTTATGTATTTCAATCAATTTCAATTCAATTTATATAAATCTATTgttatacaatgcatacattaacaTAATATGCTTAGAACTATCTCATGATAATCATCTTATTCATATACATTAACATCATATATAAAATTCATATACATCATATCATATGTATGGGAGGATTCTAACTCATCGAGGTTTGGCCAACTTGACCTTGTGAAGTTTCCTTGAGATATGATTTGCCCTCCTAACGCTAATTTGTTATAGTAGATTTTGGTTATCAAACTTAGAGGTCGAATCGGATCTAACCTTATCCTTCTCCTAGCTAACCTCAAGTAATGTCCAAACCCTACAAAACTGGATGCCCAACAAATGCCCCTCTAAAATTCTAATCAGACAGGTTGGTTAATAAGGATCAATGTGTCAAAATATACTTGGGGGCTCCTTTTTATAATGGTCATTTGCAATCATTACATCCGCTCAATACATAGTTCGTACAATAATGGAAGGCGTGGAGTATAACCATAACTATCACCATCTTCATCTTGTTTCGAACCCGAGATTGTTGGGTTTCATCCGCGTGGCACTCATCTAGTGTACTTAGCAGGCCTCATTAACTCATCGATCGTTTCAAGTCCAAGTGGCAATCATGATGGGTAGTTAGTTGATATGTCCTTCAACTGAGGTGTCGCCACATCAACGTAAGTGGTCGATATGTCGAccacatcatctctctctctctctctctctctctctctctcatatatatatatatatatatatatatatatatatatatatatatatatatatatatatatatatatatatatatatatatatctcgttgATCCAGCCGCTTAACAAATGATGTGCAGACACGATAATAAGGGGTAAAAGTAACCACTAACTACAAACAATTGGGAGTTCGAAAAACCTTTAATctgaaaatttaagaaaaaatatatatataaatcatatCATTAGGGTTTAAAATTAAACATTCTCAGATAGAAGGCATCATGATAAATAAAGCGGTAGACTACAGCATCAGGCAAGTGTAAGAACAAGAAGTAACACTTACAATAAGAGTAAATCAAAAAATTTCAACGCTGATCAACATGGGCAGCTGTGAAAAATTTAGGAAGCTAAACATACACCAGTCTCTAATTTATGCCATTAATCTTTACCAAGAGAAGCGTTGGCATGCTTATGCGTTCAATATGACAAGGGAAGAAATATCAAATCCATATGCTAGGGCTGGATAAAAACATCAAAATATCATACCGCAGCAGGGGTACATAATGCAAAATACATCAATCTCTTTTACATAATACTACAACAAACTCAAATAGTATTATTGTGTCACAGTCGAATGAATTAAATTGCATCAGTTGTTTCTTATATAAATTTTGGAGTCAGCAATCCATATGTTCACTAGATTGTTACTAACAGAGACGTGAAGCCAGGTCTATGTCCATATCAAAAGAAAATACAATAgatacataaaaataaatattttttttaaaaaggatAACTGGACTTTTTGACATCATATCTTTCTGATCATTAGCTTCGGCGATTTGTTCTTTTAAGTTTCACATTCTCTTAGTTTCAATAAAAAGGAACTAACTAAGAAAAACAAGAATTTATACAGGAAAAAAGAAAACACCTGATACATCATCTATTTTCCCTTGGTCAAGGCTTTCCtcagcccttttaaaattttccCAAACCATATTATGTTCATGATGGCCAGTGCTGATGGTACCACAAAAATTAGGAGGTAGCCAAAGCTACGCATTTGCCTGACCTGCCAGaggtttaaaacaaaaaaaatcaagctACACCAAATTTAAGTCAATAAAAGCAAAAAAACACATACCTGATCATAATGCAGAAAAATGTGGTAAAACAAGTAGATGAACAATAAAATCCTTGCAACCTATGACAAAGAAAAGATGAACTGTCATCAAGGTTACATAGACATGACATAACGACTTAATGGACTGAGAATGCAAGATCACAtcatgaagaaaagaaaaagattcacatgaaaattaaaagaaatgTGTTATGCAGCTAAAATAAAACcgtgtaaatatttgttttggcAGACTCCTGATGTCTGGGTTTTGGAATGAAGTAGTACGTACAAGGTGATGCAGCATCTGGTGAACAAAAACAATTCGTCAGTGTCATTATGGTTATTTATATTTTAACAGTTTCCCTGATGGTGTAGTACCAACACTGCAACGGCATTAGATCCTTGTTTATGTTCAACATCATTTACAGTGTCTGATAGCAATTTAAGCCCAAAAGCTTTTTTTCATAAATGAGCAACACTAAGTGCTCCTTGTCTCCTTAAGGTGCATGCTTTGCCTCACACCTGTTCCCAGAATCTAATGCACCTTGGGACATAATTGCACCTCTTGGTTCTGCTATAATCTTTTCCCTTGTTTTACTTAGATAGCTCTCTATCTGTAATGTGTTTTTAAGTTTAAATTTTGTTATTTCATCTAAATTTGTGATGCTTCATGAAAGTGATAAGAAGAAGCACATAATTGTTAAAGCATGTTCATAATTCATATAACAGTTATGGTCCCATGGTTACAGAATGAGTACATAAGCACTGCATGTTAATAGTAACAATATCTAATCTAAATGGTACTTCATATTAAATGGGAAAACACATCCCATAGTGGCTGCATAATCTGGAATCAGTGACGAGATGGCTTTAAGAAAAAGCAACAGGTACTGCCATTAGGTCATGTAACAAAAACTAGCTATAAATCAAGAAAGGATTGCTTTtgggtttaaaactaaaaaaaaaattgttaatgATTTAGTGTAGCAAATCAAGTCAGACTTCCCACTTACCAGCCATGCCAAGAACACCATGGCGCCATTCACAAGATAGGCTTGAGACCTCTTCATTCCTGCAGTGTCAAGAAACCTTGACAAAGCAGGAAGCTTAAGAATTAGAAATTAGGACTTCCAAATATGTTACAGGcaattttttattgattttggAACATTTACCATCGCAAATTAATTCCCGGGGTGGTTATCTCAGAGATAAGGACCAAATATGTGTAAAACTGACCTTCCCCAGACAGCATGGTGTAAGCAACAGCAATCACTGAAAGTGTATGGTGGAGAACCTGAAAAAGCTTTCATCATTTATGGAGAACTAGAAAAGTCAAAGATATCACTACAAATTTGGTTAAAATTGGGGCAATTATAAGAATTTAGCAGTAAGTTTCTAACATGAGCAGCGTATAtttctgaaaaataaaagatcatgATCAAACTAAATGTgacaggatcatgttcagtgaaatGAGAAAATGTCACTTTAAAATTTAAAACATGACTTACATACTCCATTCCACCGAGTGAAGGGTATGACCAAGCTATCATAGCAAGGTCTGCAAGAAAATACCCAACAGAGACCTGTGCATGTGACAGTAAATTCACAACAAGCAGATTACTCAGACTGAAATAAAAGATAGATACAGATTCTTATAAAATAATGAAATTTGAAGTTATTACCCCCAACCCAAATGTAGAGAGAGATGAACTTCGGAATGTAATGGGTAGGTTGATTGTATTATCAGAGAAAAGATCGGAGCAGAACACCAAGTAAATTGACATTATTGTTACAAAGATAGCATGGATGCTAGACATACCCCTGCAtgtaaattttgatatgatactcATAATCACAGTGAGACAAACAAAAAAGATCTGCATAGAAGTCAACTACAAAATACCGATTATTCCAATCAATCCGTTGGATCTTTGTTAGGGAACTGTAACCCTTGAAGTAAAAAGAACTGATGAACTGGGTAAAATCATATGCCTGTAAAATGAACAAATGGACATCATTATGAATTGTGTATGCTTCACTAGAttccaataaaaaagaagaaaaagcaccAGATTTTTATCAGCACATATAAAGATCCCTACACAGAACTCAATAGtgggaaaagatccatgtagccaacaAAGACATGGATTTGCAACAAAGTCAGAAGTGAATAACAAAAGTACTCGACACTAACTTGAATGGATGAAGACAGTTTCAGCAAATCACATATTTAATCTCTGTTATAATGTTTGTGAAAAAGAACATAAAAGCCCCCTAGCTGGTGATAAGCATTAATGTCTTAGTAGAAATAAAGAAAGAAGCTGTCCACCAAATTTTGTATTTGAGTGGGCTCAGCAAGCAtgacttttctctctctcttttccaatCCTTATCATGCACATTCGAGTATTTTGACATGACACGACCTGTTTTAAAAGCTATCATTTTCCACAAGTTTTACTCGTGGATTTGCTTATGTTTCAAGGTAGTAAACATGTACTAATTGAATTTAACTATTTCAAGTTTTGCTTGAATTTTGACAACTCTTTTCAGACATTTTGGAACACTTTTACATGTTGTACTATAAACTGTGCTCATACAGCAAAAGAAGCTAGATTTAAAGGTATGCAAGTGGAACATGTATAGATATTAGATAGTATACATGTTTCCACTTTTCCAGATTCCAAGTGGATAATTATGAATCATCAATGAATTTTGCAACATTATCTTCATGATAAGAATCATTATCAAACCAAAAACAAAAGGTACTTCTATCATGAACATGCAGCAGTACTTACCATCTTGCAGAGAAAAATGCCACCTAGCACCGAAGTATATGAAATGTATGGATCTGCCAGCAAGTAATTCTTGACTAGTAGCTCTGCCTGATACCTGTAGAACTTTAGTGCCATAACCAGATTCTGGAAAATCTGCAGCCAAACAAGTACCCCGTTAGTGAATTCCTACAAGAGGGAAATGTTGAAGCGAGACAAAGAGTTATAGAACATGATCTTAGAAACCATAGGAACTAAAGAAGAACAGAACAGCCAGATCTCCACAAACCAAAATCCTGATCAGGATAACCTAGTTGCAGACTTATTGCAACTACTACAGTCTATCGAACAAGACATCTGCAACACTAGGGGAGTACAACTATAGCTGAATAGTTCCAGCCAAATCTGGCATCGGTCAGTGGTCATCATACTCAACAGATAGGATTAGCAATATTATCTTTCCTACCAGAAAGTGATTCAGAAGCATAAGGCCTCTCTCCATGGTGAACAGAAGCATAACTCCTCAAGAAGTGTCTTTAGACATGAGGGTCATCAAATTTTCGCAACAAAA
This genomic stretch from Musa acuminata AAA Group cultivar baxijiao chromosome BXJ3-9, Cavendish_Baxijiao_AAA, whole genome shotgun sequence harbors:
- the LOC103998203 gene encoding uncharacterized protein LOC103998203 isoform X1; the encoded protein is MALKFYRYQAELLVKNYLLADPYISYTSVLGGIFLCKMAYDFTQFISSFYFKGYSSLTKIQRIDWNNRGMSSIHAIFVTIMSIYLVFCSDLFSDNTINLPITFRSSSLSTFGLGVSVGYFLADLAMIAWSYPSLGGMEYVLHHTLSVIAVAYTMLSGEGQFYTYLVLISEITTPGINLRWFLDTAGMKRSQAYLVNGAMVFLAWLVARILLFIYLFYHIFLHYDQVRQMRSFGYLLIFVVPSALAIMNIIWFGKILKGLRKALTKGK
- the LOC103998203 gene encoding uncharacterized protein LOC103998203 isoform X2; its protein translation is MALKFYRYQAELLVKNYLLADPYISYTSVLGGIFLCKMAYDFTQFISSFYFKGYSSLTKIQRIDWNNRGMSSIHAIFVTIMSIYLVFCSDLFSDNTINLPITFRSSSLSTFGLGVSVGYFLADLAMIAWSYPSLGGMEYVLHHTLSVIAVAYTMLSGEGQFYTYLVLISEITTPGINLRWFLDTAGMKRSQAYLVNGAMVFLAWLMLHHLVRTTSFQNPDIRSLPKQIFTRLQGFYCSSTCFTTFFCIMIRSGKCVALATS